From the genome of Pseudomonas helvetica:
CTTGCGCGCCTTGGTCACCAGTTCGTCGATCTCGGCCTTGGTGATGACCAGTGGCGGAGCGATGATCATGGTGTCGCCCACGGCGCGCATGATCAGCCCGTTGTCGAAGCAGAACTGCCGGCAGATCATGCCAACACCCTTGCCGACATACCGCGCACGGGTCGCCTTGTCCTGAACCAGTTCGATAGCCCCCAACAGACCTACCCCACGAACTTCACCCACCAGAGGGTGATCGTTCAGTTCCCGTAGACGCTTTTGCAAATAAGGTGCCGTTTCTGCACGAACGTGCTCGATAATTTTCTCTTCGCGCAGAATACGAATGTTTTCCAGTGCCACCGCAGCGGCGACCGGGTGCCCGGAATAGGTGAAACCGTGGTTGAAGTCGCCCCCTTCGTTCAGCACCTCGACCACTTCATCACGCACGATCAGGCCACCCATCGGGATGTAACCGGACGTCAGGCCTTTGGCGATGGTCATCATGTCAGGCTTGAGGCCGTAGAAATCGCTGCCGAACCACTCGCCGGTACGGCCGAAACCACAGATCACCTCATCCGCAACGAACAGGATGTCGTACTTGGCGAGGATTTCCTTGATGCGCGGCCAGTAGCTGTCTGGCGGAATGATCACGCCGCCCGCGCCCTGGATCGGCTCGGCAATGAACGCACCGACCGTGTCGACGCCGAGCTCGAGAATCTTTTCTTCCAACTGGTTGGCGGCCCAGATACCGAACTCTTCAGGGGTCATGTCGCCCCCTTCACCGAACCAGTACGGCTGCGGGATGTGAACGATGCCCGGGATCGGCAAGTCGCCTTGTTCGTGCATGTAAGTCATGCCGCCCAGGCTGGCGCCGGCCACGGTCGAGCCGTGGTAGCCGTTTACGCGGCTGATGATGACCTTCTTGTTCGGCTGGCCCTTGATCGCCCAGTAGTGGCGAACCATGCGCAGCATGGTGTCGTTGCCTTCGGAGCCGGAACCGGTGAAGAACACGTGGTTCATGCCTTCTGGCGCGATGTCCGAGATGGCCTTGGCCAACTCCAGCACCGGCGGGTGGGCGGTCTGGAAGAACAGGTTGTAATAAGGCAGCTCGCGCATCTGTTTGCTGGCGGCATCGGCCAGTTCATCGCGACCGTAACCGATGGCCACGCACCACAGGCCGGCCATGCCGTCGAGGATCTTGTTGCCTTCGCTGTCCCAGAGGTAAACGCCCTTGGCGTTGGTGATGATCCGCGGGCCTTTCTCTTTCAGCTGCTTGAAGTCGCTGAAAGGCGCCAAGTGGTGTTCGCTGCTCAGGGTTTGCCACTCACGGGTTTGCGGGTTCTTGCTGGTCATAAAGCTCTCCTTATAGGGTGAGAGTGCGGTTTTTCAGGGCCGCACCCGGCGCATCAGACGGCGAACAACAGGAACTCCCGCTCCCACGAACTGATCACGCGCTTGAAGTTTTCATGCTCGGCCCGCTTGACCGCGACGTAGCCAGTGATGAATTTTTTGCCCAGATATTTCTCGATGGTCGCGCTGTGTTCCATGCGTTCCAGTGCGTCTTCGATGGTCAGCGGCAGACGCAGATTGCGTCGCTCGTAACCCCGTCCAACCACGGGTGCGCTCGGGTTGATGCCTTCCACCATGCCGATGTAACCGCAGAGCAGGCTCGCGGCGATCGCCAGGTAAGGGTTGGCATCGGCGCCCGGCAGGCGGTTTTCCACCCGACGGTTTTGCGGGCCTGCGTCCGGGACTCGCAGGCCGACGGTGCGGTTCTCTTCGCCCCACTCCACGTTCACCGGCGCCGAGGTATCCGGCAGGAAGCGGCGGAACGAGTTGACGTTGGGCGCGAACAGCGGCA
Proteins encoded in this window:
- a CDS encoding aspartate aminotransferase family protein — protein: MTSKNPQTREWQTLSSEHHLAPFSDFKQLKEKGPRIITNAKGVYLWDSEGNKILDGMAGLWCVAIGYGRDELADAASKQMRELPYYNLFFQTAHPPVLELAKAISDIAPEGMNHVFFTGSGSEGNDTMLRMVRHYWAIKGQPNKKVIISRVNGYHGSTVAGASLGGMTYMHEQGDLPIPGIVHIPQPYWFGEGGDMTPEEFGIWAANQLEEKILELGVDTVGAFIAEPIQGAGGVIIPPDSYWPRIKEILAKYDILFVADEVICGFGRTGEWFGSDFYGLKPDMMTIAKGLTSGYIPMGGLIVRDEVVEVLNEGGDFNHGFTYSGHPVAAAVALENIRILREEKIIEHVRAETAPYLQKRLRELNDHPLVGEVRGVGLLGAIELVQDKATRARYVGKGVGMICRQFCFDNGLIMRAVGDTMIIAPPLVITKAEIDELVTKARKCLDLTLSALQS